Proteins encoded by one window of uncultured Sunxiuqinia sp.:
- a CDS encoding GFA family protein → MEYLGSCLCKGVKFKVIGDFDSFYLCHCRYCRKDTGSAHAANLFSTTAKLEWIKTETEIKTFQPHKSNHVKAFCTNCGSALPNLQMDGKLLVVPAGCLDTKLEKRPNAHIFISNKASWDELLEEINKFGRFPE, encoded by the coding sequence ATGGAGTACTTAGGTTCTTGTTTATGTAAAGGAGTTAAATTTAAAGTTATAGGTGATTTTGACAGTTTTTATTTATGCCATTGCAGATATTGCAGGAAAGATACAGGGTCTGCTCATGCTGCAAATTTGTTTTCTACAACAGCTAAATTAGAATGGATAAAAACGGAAACTGAAATTAAAACATTTCAGCCACATAAAAGTAATCATGTGAAAGCCTTTTGTACAAATTGTGGCTCGGCTCTGCCTAATTTACAAATGGACGGTAAGCTTTTAGTAGTTCCAGCAGGATGTTTGGATACTAAATTGGAAAAACGACCGAATGCACATATTTTTATCTCAAATAAAGCAAGTTGGGATGAGTTGTTGGAAGAGATAAATAAATTTGGCCGTTTCCCTGAATAA
- a CDS encoding HAD family phosphatase, with product MSIKGIIFDFNGTLFFDTNLHNQAWDIFLKKYQLTLSDDEKNHKIHGKTNVEILTTIFSKKLNAKDIANLSIEKEDIYQSLCLQQKMELAPGAKDFLEYLLSINIPFTIATASDLYNVNFYFKHLSLDRYFDLSKVIYNNGKIKSKPDPEIFLKAMDVLRVKANQTLIFEDSASGIKAAENSRAAKVIIVKSMDTDYSKWGHEIISSFSEIDRSTFE from the coding sequence ATGAGTATAAAAGGAATAATTTTTGATTTTAACGGGACTCTTTTTTTTGATACCAATTTGCATAATCAAGCGTGGGATATTTTTCTGAAAAAATATCAGCTGACTCTCAGTGATGATGAAAAGAATCACAAAATTCATGGTAAAACTAACGTAGAGATTCTCACAACTATTTTCTCAAAAAAATTAAATGCAAAAGATATTGCAAATCTAAGTATTGAAAAGGAAGACATATATCAATCACTTTGTTTGCAGCAAAAAATGGAACTGGCACCAGGAGCTAAAGACTTCTTGGAATATCTTCTTTCAATAAATATACCATTTACAATAGCCACCGCCTCCGATTTATACAACGTAAATTTTTACTTTAAACATTTGAGTTTAGATAGGTACTTTGATTTGTCCAAGGTTATTTACAACAACGGAAAAATAAAAAGCAAACCAGATCCCGAAATATTTCTGAAAGCAATGGATGTTTTAAGGGTTAAGGCTAACCAAACATTGATTTTTGAAGACTCTGCATCAGGAATTAAGGCGGCAGAGAACTCACGCGCGGCAAAAGTTATCATTGTTAAATCAATGGATACTGACTATAGTAAATGGGGCCATGAAATTATAAGTTCATTCTCTGAAATAGATAGATCAACATTTGAATAG
- a CDS encoding tRNA-dihydrouridine synthase family protein: MSEQDSFYLAPLQGFTDFVYRRCYHEIFGSIDEYYIPYIAIGPGQKIRNSQYRDVLPENNESVPAVPQILCAHVGELKVLADELKQMDYTKINLNLGCPYPMATKRGRGTALLDNSDQLKRVLDCLFAEYDFKVSVKFRAGLTDESTIINRVELLQAYPFEKLIFHPRTAKQLYKGSANRQLFVKLAAQSKSPLVYNGDIQSIDDLNEIRQQIPNQDEWMIGRGILNDPFLPAKLKGKLHSDEAKLKKLITFHNEILKNYQSVWTDEGIVIHRMIQFWSYFQQSFIQGRKAYKVAKKARNLDNYQSRIDSFWVNAKLE; encoded by the coding sequence ATGTCCGAACAGGATTCTTTCTACTTAGCTCCGTTACAGGGATTCACCGATTTTGTTTATCGCCGCTGTTATCACGAAATTTTCGGTTCCATTGATGAATACTACATCCCATATATTGCCATTGGGCCGGGACAAAAAATAAGAAACAGTCAATACCGTGATGTGCTGCCCGAGAATAATGAAAGTGTGCCCGCAGTTCCTCAAATACTTTGTGCCCATGTTGGCGAACTCAAAGTGTTAGCCGACGAACTCAAGCAAATGGATTATACAAAAATCAACTTAAACCTGGGATGTCCCTATCCCATGGCAACTAAACGTGGCCGCGGAACTGCTCTGTTGGACAATTCCGACCAACTTAAACGAGTATTGGATTGCCTTTTTGCTGAATATGATTTCAAGGTATCGGTGAAATTCCGGGCAGGCTTAACTGACGAAAGCACAATTATTAATCGGGTTGAACTTTTGCAGGCCTATCCCTTCGAAAAGCTGATTTTTCATCCGCGCACGGCAAAACAGCTATACAAAGGTTCTGCCAATCGCCAACTTTTTGTCAAATTAGCCGCCCAATCAAAAAGTCCATTGGTTTACAATGGCGATATCCAATCCATTGATGATCTGAACGAAATAAGACAACAGATTCCCAATCAAGACGAATGGATGATTGGGCGAGGCATTTTAAACGACCCGTTTTTACCCGCCAAACTAAAAGGCAAGCTTCATTCGGATGAGGCTAAACTTAAAAAGTTAATTACCTTTCACAATGAGATCCTGAAAAACTATCAGTCTGTTTGGACGGACGAAGGTATTGTAATTCATCGCATGATCCAGTTTTGGAGCTACTTCCAGCAGTCGTTCATTCAAGGCCGAAAAGCCTATAAAGTGGCCAAGAAAGCTCGAAACTTAGACAATTATCAATCCAGAATTGATAGCTTCTGGGTGAATGCCAAGCTTGAGTAG
- a CDS encoding DUF4271 domain-containing protein, with protein sequence MLQRTQQNDKILKQFNQTVGANTINTTSALIEQPPIETVDSTTLKISGISAPSNAAVNQNSQSVSPKLPRNNSRKLDSVQPIQSGKVKVFTERDSKPGIVLPEKSFERERPDWLIGIFILIFVLLATVRLFFNKYLNQLFHAIINYPTSARLFRERTLSLTHASFRLDLIFYFTFGVFIYQFFDLFHVSFNQSSFLTYLIILGLVIGYYILKRVAYSLAGIVAGSTTETAEFLYNMHLHNRVLGLFLVPVTLVIAFGALQNPRLMVYAGLFVVAFFYLLLLIRGAKILMTKHFSIFYLILYLCTLEILPLIFIYNMVLVKNGIK encoded by the coding sequence ATGTTACAACGCACGCAACAAAACGATAAAATATTGAAACAGTTTAACCAGACAGTTGGTGCAAATACGATTAACACAACTAGTGCGTTGATAGAGCAACCGCCTATTGAAACTGTAGATTCAACAACCTTGAAAATTTCTGGCATTAGCGCTCCATCCAATGCAGCGGTTAACCAAAATTCTCAATCTGTCAGCCCAAAACTTCCACGGAACAATAGTCGCAAGTTGGATTCAGTTCAACCAATCCAATCGGGAAAAGTTAAGGTTTTTACAGAGAGGGACTCGAAACCCGGCATCGTTTTACCTGAAAAGTCTTTTGAGCGTGAACGACCAGATTGGTTGATAGGTATTTTTATCTTGATTTTTGTTTTACTGGCCACCGTGCGGTTGTTTTTTAATAAATACCTGAACCAGCTGTTTCATGCCATCATCAATTATCCGACTTCGGCACGCTTGTTTCGGGAACGAACACTTAGTCTGACACATGCATCTTTTCGACTTGATTTGATTTTCTACTTTACATTTGGTGTTTTTATTTACCAGTTTTTCGATTTATTTCACGTGTCTTTCAATCAATCAAGCTTTCTCACTTATTTAATTATTTTGGGGCTGGTTATTGGCTATTATATTTTGAAACGAGTGGCTTATTCTCTTGCTGGGATTGTTGCTGGAAGTACTACTGAAACAGCTGAATTTCTGTATAATATGCATTTGCACAACCGTGTTTTAGGATTATTTCTTGTTCCGGTAACACTTGTCATCGCATTTGGTGCTTTACAAAATCCACGGTTGATGGTATATGCAGGACTTTTTGTGGTGGCTTTTTTTTACTTGTTGCTCTTAATTCGTGGGGCAAAAATATTAATGACAAAACATTTTTCTATTTTTTATTTGATTTTGTACCTTTGTACCCTTGAAATTTTACCGTTGATTTTTATCTATAACATGGTATTGGTTAAAAACGGGATTAAATAA
- a CDS encoding uroporphyrinogen-III synthase, which translates to MKIKKILVSQPKPESAKSPYFDLAEKTNVQVDFRPFIQVEAVSSKEFRQTRIQILDHSAVIFTSRTAIDHFFRICEETRVTVPDSMKYFCISEATAYYLQKYIVYRKRKIFYGNGRFDDLMEVMKKHKGEKFLVPLSHIHKQEIPELLDKGGYDYTKAILYKTITSNLSDLKDVNYDILVFFSPSGIKSLIQNFPDFEQNTTMIASFGPTTAKAVQEAGLRLDIQAPTAQAPSMTMALEQFIKKHNKSK; encoded by the coding sequence TTGAAAATCAAGAAAATATTAGTTTCGCAGCCAAAGCCTGAATCTGCAAAATCACCATATTTTGACTTGGCTGAAAAAACGAACGTACAGGTCGACTTCAGACCATTTATTCAGGTGGAAGCAGTTTCGTCAAAAGAATTTCGTCAAACAAGAATTCAGATTCTTGATCATTCAGCTGTGATTTTTACAAGTCGCACTGCTATCGATCATTTTTTTAGAATTTGCGAGGAAACAAGGGTTACTGTACCCGACTCCATGAAATACTTCTGCATTTCAGAAGCTACTGCTTACTATCTGCAAAAGTACATCGTCTACAGAAAACGTAAAATCTTTTACGGAAATGGTCGTTTCGACGACTTGATGGAGGTTATGAAAAAACACAAGGGAGAGAAATTTCTGGTTCCTCTTTCTCATATTCACAAACAAGAAATTCCGGAATTACTTGATAAAGGTGGATACGACTATACGAAAGCAATTTTGTACAAGACAATTACAAGTAATTTGTCTGATTTGAAAGATGTTAATTATGACATCTTGGTTTTCTTTAGTCCCTCGGGAATCAAGTCGCTGATTCAGAATTTCCCCGATTTTGAGCAAAACACCACGATGATTGCTTCATTTGGACCAACAACTGCAAAAGCGGTGCAGGAGGCTGGTTTGCGTTTGGATATTCAAGCGCCAACAGCACAGGCACCTTCTATGACTATGGCTTTAGAGCAGTTTATTAAAAAACATAACAAGTCGAAGTAG
- a CDS encoding ribonuclease P protein component translates to MTKKERLCSTKLIGKLFDLGESFFCFPLKVVYLETSLWENHPAQVGFTVSKRNFKHAVQRNLLKRRMREAYRLNKPGFYGVIPSDKQVALMFIYTAREEKDYQLIEKSMQKALGKLGELLQ, encoded by the coding sequence TTGACAAAAAAAGAACGGCTATGCAGTACCAAACTGATAGGGAAACTCTTTGATTTAGGAGAGTCGTTTTTCTGCTTTCCATTGAAAGTTGTTTACCTTGAAACATCGCTTTGGGAAAATCACCCGGCGCAGGTTGGTTTTACGGTTTCAAAAAGGAATTTTAAGCACGCCGTTCAACGGAACTTATTGAAACGTCGGATGCGTGAAGCTTATCGATTGAATAAGCCCGGTTTTTATGGAGTAATTCCTTCAGACAAACAAGTAGCTTTAATGTTTATTTACACCGCAAGGGAAGAGAAAGATTACCAGCTAATTGAGAAAAGCATGCAAAAGGCACTCGGGAAATTAGGTGAGCTTTTGCAATAA